One part of the Fusobacterium pseudoperiodonticum genome encodes these proteins:
- a CDS encoding DUF3601 domain-containing protein, translating into MIHTWSNIISIFENKGEKMENLSQYEFESTQQNANNKKFRFMEYLYSGDYVEVIKEFKDYYGFTHQVGEKFYFACVYFLPYEDGYTLFISKDKINISNIFLQNREETQKEICYNLKEYFKIIEQGRFKRD; encoded by the coding sequence ATGATACATACGTGGAGTAATATAATAAGTATATTTGAAAATAAAGGAGAAAAAATGGAAAACTTATCTCAATATGAGTTTGAAAGTACTCAGCAGAATGCAAATAATAAAAAATTTAGATTTATGGAGTATCTATATTCAGGTGATTATGTAGAAGTTATAAAAGAATTTAAAGATTATTATGGTTTTACACATCAAGTTGGTGAAAAATTTTATTTTGCTTGTGTATATTTTTTACCTTATGAAGATGGATATACTTTATTTATTTCAAAAGATAAAATTAATATTAGTAATATCTTTCTTCAAAATAGAGAAGAAACTCAAAAAGAGATTTGTTATAACTTAAAAGAATATTTTAAGATTATAGAACAAGGAAGGTTTAAAAGGGATTAG
- a CDS encoding RNA-guided endonuclease InsQ/TnpB family protein, translated as MYLTLKQQVKHLSKKEFRNLKYLCHIAKNLKNQAIYNVRQHYFKNKKYLSYNENYKILKNSENYKKLNSNMAQQILKEVDESFKSFFALLKLAKNGQYNGKIKLPNYLDKDGFTTLVIGFVRLKDDMLIVPYSNSFKKTHQEVKVKLPSVLKDKKIKEIRIIPKQHSRYFEIQYIYEVEEVQRELNKENVLGIDLGIDNLCTCVTNTGASFIIDGRKLKSINQYYNKINAKLQSIKDKQKIECTTLRQKRITRKRNNRINDYLSKAARTIVNYCLNNDIGKLVLGYNEDFQRKSNIGSINNQNFVNIPYGKLRDKLIYLCKLYGIEFKLQEESYTSKASFFDGDEIPIYDKENLQEYIFSGKRIKRGLYQTSTGKLINADCNGALNILRKSKVVDLSVLYNRGELNTPKRIRVV; from the coding sequence ATGTATTTAACATTAAAACAACAAGTAAAACATCTTAGCAAAAAAGAGTTTAGAAATTTAAAATATTTGTGCCATATAGCCAAGAATTTAAAGAATCAAGCTATATATAATGTTAGACAACACTATTTTAAAAATAAAAAGTATTTAAGCTATAATGAAAACTATAAAATACTTAAAAATAGTGAAAACTATAAAAAGTTAAATTCTAATATGGCTCAACAAATTTTGAAAGAAGTAGATGAAAGTTTTAAATCGTTCTTTGCACTTTTAAAACTTGCTAAGAATGGTCAATATAATGGTAAAATAAAATTACCTAATTATCTTGATAAAGATGGTTTTACAACTCTTGTTATAGGTTTTGTTAGATTAAAAGATGATATGCTGATAGTTCCTTATTCAAATTCTTTTAAGAAAACTCATCAGGAAGTTAAAGTTAAGCTACCATCAGTATTAAAAGACAAGAAGATAAAAGAAATTAGAATAATACCAAAACAACATTCTAGGTACTTTGAAATTCAATACATTTATGAGGTAGAAGAAGTTCAAAGGGAATTAAATAAAGAAAATGTACTAGGAATTGATTTAGGTATAGATAATCTTTGCACTTGTGTTACAAATACTGGAGCTTCATTCATAATAGATGGTAGAAAATTAAAATCAATAAATCAATACTATAATAAGATAAATGCAAAATTACAAAGTATAAAAGATAAGCAAAAGATTGAGTGCACAACATTAAGACAAAAGAGAATAACTAGAAAGAGAAATAATCGTATAAATGATTATCTTTCAAAAGCAGCAAGAACAATTGTAAATTATTGTCTTAATAATGATATAGGAAAACTAGTTCTAGGATATAATGAAGATTTTCAAAGGAAATCAAATATTGGAAGTATAAATAATCAGAACTTTGTAAATATACCATATGGAAAATTAAGAGATAAATTAATATATCTATGTAAACTATATGGAATAGAATTTAAACTACAAGAAGAGAGTTATACATCAAAAGCAAGTTTCTTTGATGGAGATGAAATTCCAATATATGATAAAGAAAATCTACAAGAATATATATTCAGTGGAAAAAGAATAAAAAGAGGACTATATCAAACAAGCACAGGTAAACTTATAAATGCAGATTGTAATGGAGCATTAAATATTCTAAGAAAAAGTAAAGTTGTGGACTTAAGTGTCCTATACAATAGAGGTGAACTGAACACACCTAAAAGAATAAGGGTAGTGTAA
- a CDS encoding VOC family protein, producing MYIEHIAMYVNDLEKTKEFFIKYLGAKSNNIYHNKKTNFKSYFLTFDSGCRLEIMTKPELVDDVKDLKRTGFIHIAFSVGSKEKVDELTEMLKEDGYEVVSGPRTTGDGYYESCIVGIEGNQIEITI from the coding sequence ATGTATATAGAACACATAGCAATGTATGTAAATGATTTAGAAAAAACTAAGGAATTTTTTATCAAGTATTTAGGTGCAAAATCAAACAATATTTATCATAATAAAAAAACTAATTTTAAATCTTATTTTTTAACTTTTGACAGTGGCTGCCGTTTAGAAATTATGACTAAACCAGAATTAGTTGATGATGTAAAAGATTTAAAAAGAACAGGTTTTATACATATTGCATTCAGTGTTGGAAGTAAGGAAAAAGTAGATGAATTGACTGAAATGCTAAAAGAAGATGGTTATGAAGTTGTAAGTGGGCCAAGAACAACAGGTGATGGCTATTATGAAAGTTGTATCGTTGGTATTGAAGGAAATCAAATAGAAATTACAATTTAA
- a CDS encoding ABC transporter permease — protein MELLNEDEEYITSLLKQGKKVEAIAFIKNKTGMTLKEAKDYIDKKNIVISEEDEQYLSSLINENKELEAVIFLHKNKDMSLLEAKNYTDRLILKKNIETNKKRSRKFGYVYDEELNTFVPNLARQKKVLKIMLNIFLVLLVITLIQFLFLDRSSDIKMIIFRFSISGILVLIITLPLGSLSIRYIENKLKKLKNLEFSNQFEVKAFISNFELFLHGSLLLIFIIVISILFIKIDYKDYKGIFYFFGLITITIYGIYEFLKKLKNRKYSLNIDSKRITLLYNKNEIKSIKFEKINFIKFYAKKFKGGENNIPTIEIFDMEKNIFTELDIKISDYILLKMYFEKKLLVKDEFKKI, from the coding sequence ATGGAATTATTAAATGAAGATGAGGAGTATATTACTTCCTTACTCAAGCAAGGGAAAAAAGTAGAGGCTATTGCTTTTATAAAAAATAAAACAGGAATGACTTTAAAAGAAGCCAAAGATTATATTGATAAAAAAAATATAGTTATTTCTGAAGAAGATGAACAATACTTATCTTCTCTGATCAATGAAAATAAAGAATTAGAGGCAGTTATTTTTCTTCATAAAAATAAGGATATGTCTTTATTGGAAGCAAAAAATTATACAGATAGGTTAATTTTAAAGAAAAATATTGAAACTAATAAAAAAAGGTCTCGTAAATTTGGCTATGTTTATGATGAAGAATTGAATACTTTTGTTCCAAACTTAGCTAGGCAAAAGAAAGTACTAAAAATAATGCTAAATATTTTTCTAGTACTTCTAGTTATTACATTAATTCAGTTCTTATTTTTAGATAGAAGCTCGGATATAAAAATGATAATTTTTAGATTTTCTATCTCAGGTATTTTAGTTTTAATTATAACTTTACCTCTAGGTAGCTTAAGTATCCGCTATATAGAGAATAAATTGAAAAAACTTAAAAATCTAGAATTTTCAAATCAATTTGAAGTTAAAGCTTTCATTAGTAATTTTGAGTTATTTTTACATGGCTCATTACTTCTTATATTTATTATTGTAATATCTATTCTTTTTATTAAAATAGACTATAAAGACTATAAGGGAATTTTTTATTTCTTTGGCTTGATTACAATAACAATTTATGGTATTTATGAGTTTTTGAAAAAGCTTAAGAATAGGAAATATTCATTAAATATAGATAGTAAAAGAATTACTCTGTTATACAATAAGAATGAAATAAAATCTATAAAATTTGAGAAAATAAATTTTATTAAATTTTATGCTAAAAAATTTAAGGGAGGAGAAAATAATATTCCTACTATAGAAATTTTTGATATGGAAAAAAATATATTTACTGAGTTAGATATAAAAATAAGCGACTATATTCTATTAAAAATGTATTTTGAAAAAAAACTACTTGTGAAAGATGAATTTAAGAAAATTTAA
- a CDS encoding immunity 26/phosphotriesterase HocA family protein: MKLIFELTNEQRKYLGLIPVEEHWELVKFDNGIYYYFEDDTIKKEIKVSKNYYHEAELNEKTAENRTMILPKTKRGKIKKFNYTATQSFSPFGTYFTFSTDGVIIANYTTQRTYYSEIFSEKEKISLDNLKKWLDKWMKETTEEDLEEIEEFKNAKRKHCKFNEGDFFAFKISRREWCFGRILMDVSKLRKDENFKKNKNYGLANLMGKPLIIKVYHKISDNKNIDLKELSKYSALPSQAIMDNIFYYGEAIILGNLPLKPEENDMFISVSESISGIDKNIAYLQYGLIYREIPLSDYEKLIKELKIGAQTLRREGIGFVIDTYKLKECIEAKSNSPFWEKYKKRNVPDLKNPDHIELKRKIFKAFGLDADKTYEENLKMLEVK, from the coding sequence ATGAAATTGATATTTGAATTGACTAATGAACAAAGAAAATATTTAGGACTTATTCCTGTAGAAGAACATTGGGAACTTGTAAAGTTTGACAATGGTATCTATTATTATTTTGAAGATGATACTATAAAAAAAGAAATAAAAGTTAGCAAGAATTATTATCATGAAGCTGAATTAAATGAAAAAACAGCAGAAAATCGTACAATGATACTTCCTAAAACTAAAAGAGGAAAAATTAAAAAATTTAATTATACAGCAACTCAATCTTTTTCACCTTTTGGAACTTATTTTACTTTTTCAACTGATGGAGTGATTATTGCAAATTATACTACACAAAGAACTTATTATTCAGAAATATTTAGTGAAAAGGAAAAGATATCTCTTGATAATTTAAAAAAATGGTTAGATAAATGGATGAAAGAAACTACTGAAGAAGATTTAGAAGAAATAGAAGAATTTAAAAACGCTAAAAGAAAACATTGTAAATTTAATGAAGGTGATTTCTTTGCTTTTAAAATCAGTAGAAGAGAATGGTGTTTTGGTAGAATTTTAATGGATGTTTCTAAACTAAGAAAAGATGAAAATTTTAAAAAGAACAAAAACTATGGTTTAGCTAATCTTATGGGAAAACCTTTAATAATAAAAGTCTATCATAAAATAAGTGATAATAAAAATATTGATTTGAAAGAATTATCTAAGTATTCAGCATTGCCTTCACAAGCGATTATGGATAATATTTTTTATTATGGAGAAGCTATTATTTTGGGTAATTTACCTTTAAAACCTGAAGAAAATGATATGTTTATTTCAGTTAGTGAAAGTATAAGTGGTATAGATAAAAATATCGCATACTTACAATATGGACTTATATATAGAGAAATTCCTCTTTCTGATTATGAAAAACTTATTAAAGAATTAAAAATTGGTGCTCAAACTCTTAGAAGAGAAGGAATAGGTTTTGTAATAGATACTTATAAATTAAAGGAATGTATAGAAGCAAAGTCTAATTCTCCTTTCTGGGAAAAATATAAAAAGCGTAATGTACCTGATTTGAAAAATCCAGATCATATAGAATTGAAAAGAAAAATTTTTAAAGCCTTTGGACTTGACGCAGATAAAACTTATGAAGAGAATTTAAAAATGTTGGAGGTTAAATAA
- a CDS encoding SatD family protein: MTKYSVLMIDLKNSRSYSIQDRNKLQNSILNSIKILNKVFKNSIKKEVEFSAGDEIQGLFTSPQSAYLYYRLFSIIISPIEIHSGIGYGTWDIVMDSESSTAQDGTVYHNARKAIDEAKNSLEYSILFYSGNKNDLIINSLINSANLLSSKQSKYQNNLMLLTEILYPIVYDNTILETEALKELLEFIQFEKKENLILNTNFSIEPAQIEKESFYITEGKKRGLSTQFSKLLGVSRQSVEKAIKTGNIYDLRNLTIAILKAMDNTQGESL; this comes from the coding sequence GTGACAAAATATTCCGTGTTAATGATAGATTTAAAAAATTCTCGTTCTTATTCTATTCAAGATAGAAATAAGCTTCAAAATTCTATATTAAATAGTATAAAAATTTTAAATAAAGTTTTTAAGAATTCTATAAAAAAAGAGGTTGAATTCAGTGCAGGTGATGAAATTCAAGGACTATTTACCTCTCCACAATCTGCTTATTTGTACTATAGACTTTTCTCTATAATTATTTCTCCTATTGAAATACATTCTGGAATAGGTTATGGAACTTGGGATATTGTAATGGATAGTGAAAGTAGTACTGCACAAGATGGAACTGTTTACCACAATGCAAGAAAAGCTATTGATGAAGCTAAAAATTCTTTAGAGTACTCTATACTTTTCTACTCAGGTAATAAAAATGACCTTATCATAAATTCTTTAATCAATAGTGCTAACTTACTTAGTTCAAAACAAAGTAAGTATCAAAATAATCTGATGTTATTGACAGAAATTCTATATCCTATTGTTTATGACAATACTATTCTTGAAACTGAAGCTTTAAAAGAACTTCTAGAATTTATTCAATTTGAAAAAAAAGAAAATTTGATATTAAATACCAATTTCTCTATTGAGCCTGCTCAAATAGAAAAAGAAAGTTTCTATATAACTGAGGGTAAAAAAAGAGGTCTATCAACTCAATTTTCAAAACTATTAGGAGTTAGTAGACAAAGTGTTGAAAAAGCTATAAAAACAGGAAATATATATGACTTAAGAAATTTAACTATAGCTATTTTAAAAGCTATGGATAACACACAAGGAGAAAGCTTATGA
- a CDS encoding DUF3307 domain-containing protein has translation MIIAILISIHLLADFLFQTSAYSERKRQVLSALFLHSFIYLIIFIAILSPIFETKKIILFSFIISVSHFLINFIKNKLEKIFPQRRLQFLFFSFNQLLDFIVILIFYYILNLENFTSQLYIDLKDCEYFKTFILYITVFSIILDPASVLIRKLFISISPKTYPKAYSEELKAGNIIGKLERTIIAILLLNNQFGLIGFVLTAKSIARFKQMEDKNFAEKYLIGTLTSFLIVLTSVLILKGLL, from the coding sequence ATGATTATAGCTATTTTGATAAGTATTCATCTATTAGCAGATTTTCTATTTCAAACTTCTGCTTATTCTGAAAGAAAAAGACAAGTATTAAGTGCTTTATTTTTACATTCCTTTATTTATCTTATAATTTTTATAGCCATATTATCTCCTATATTTGAAACTAAAAAAATCATTTTATTTAGCTTTATTATATCTGTCTCACATTTTTTAATTAATTTTATAAAAAATAAATTAGAGAAAATTTTCCCTCAAAGAAGATTACAATTTTTATTTTTTTCTTTTAATCAATTATTAGATTTTATTGTTATATTGATATTTTATTATATTTTAAATCTAGAGAATTTTACTTCTCAACTATATATAGACTTAAAAGATTGTGAATATTTTAAAACATTTATTCTTTATATCACAGTTTTTTCTATAATATTAGATCCTGCTTCTGTTCTTATTAGAAAATTATTTATTTCAATCTCTCCTAAGACTTATCCTAAAGCTTATTCAGAGGAATTAAAAGCAGGAAATATAATTGGAAAGCTTGAAAGAACTATTATTGCTATTCTTTTATTAAATAATCAATTTGGACTTATAGGTTTTGTTTTGACTGCAAAAAGTATTGCTCGTTTTAAACAAATGGAAGATAAAAATTTTGCTGAGAAATATTTAATAGGAACATTAACAAGTTTCTTAATAGTATTGACTTCTGTTTTAATTTTAAAAGGACTACTGTAA
- a CDS encoding RNA polymerase subunit sigma, with product MNGEVAQIRDIAIYARHALKTKSKISYKPDKYENKIEFLFTENFEAKDVSEWYEHCIEKGLEDIKLSMPIAVKDPSLLAFSNTSQAGLVCYFKDNLVTYFIPKWEPGDKGWNVIYREYKWDNPPKEKPQFEDNTEDFKNILSKIATLADKIDFQNFANIFTEAYDMLDGKEVESYYHKKYFSLMPERNARLLCSAGISDVFGGMGSWNDSPSWYAYEKGLESEYKKLSSELLTQIRLALLYSVNEW from the coding sequence ATGAATGGAGAAGTAGCACAAATACGTGATATTGCAATATATGCAAGACATGCTTTAAAAACTAAAAGTAAAATTTCATATAAACCTGATAAATATGAAAATAAAATAGAATTTTTGTTCACTGAAAATTTTGAAGCTAAAGATGTAAGTGAATGGTATGAACATTGTATAGAAAAAGGCTTAGAAGATATAAAACTATCTATGCCAATTGCTGTAAAAGATCCAAGTTTACTTGCCTTTAGCAATACAAGTCAAGCTGGGTTAGTTTGTTATTTTAAAGATAATTTAGTCACTTACTTTATACCAAAGTGGGAACCTGGAGATAAGGGCTGGAATGTAATTTACAGAGAATATAAATGGGATAATCCTCCAAAAGAGAAACCACAATTTGAAGATAATACTGAAGATTTTAAAAATATATTAAGTAAAATAGCAACTCTAGCAGATAAAATTGACTTTCAAAATTTTGCTAATATTTTTACAGAAGCTTATGATATGCTAGATGGAAAAGAAGTTGAAAGCTACTATCATAAAAAATATTTTTCATTGATGCCTGAGAGAAATGCAAGGCTTCTTTGTTCAGCAGGAATTTCTGATGTTTTTGGTGGAATGGGTTCTTGGAATGATAGTCCTTCTTGGTATGCCTATGAAAAAGGCTTAGAAAGTGAATATAAAAAGCTTTCAAGTGAACTTTTAACACAGATAAGGCTTGCACTCTTATATTCTGTCAATGAGTGGTAA
- a CDS encoding toxin-antitoxin system YwqK family antitoxin — MQKKNILILFIIFINLSFSSLSKNDKVTRSENVEFKNGYYYIIGEKEPFTGIIEFQDESGKIMKGNFLNGMANGMAKTYSSDGRLLSETPYENGKKNGKHKRYYPNGNVELEKNYKNDKEDGMRISYYENGKIKIIGKWENDIPVGKGQVYDEEGNVIAETIYENGEVKIFEK, encoded by the coding sequence ATGCAAAAGAAAAATATTTTAATACTTTTTATAATTTTTATTAATTTAAGCTTTAGTAGCTTATCTAAAAATGATAAAGTTACAAGAAGTGAAAATGTTGAGTTTAAAAATGGTTATTATTATATAATTGGAGAGAAAGAACCTTTTACTGGTATCATTGAGTTTCAAGATGAAAGTGGAAAAATTATGAAAGGAAATTTTTTAAATGGAATGGCTAATGGAATGGCAAAAACATACTCTTCTGATGGAAGACTTCTTTCAGAAACTCCATATGAAAATGGAAAGAAGAATGGAAAACATAAAAGATACTATCCAAATGGAAATGTAGAATTAGAAAAAAATTATAAAAATGATAAAGAAGATGGAATGAGAATATCATATTATGAAAATGGGAAAATTAAGATAATAGGAAAATGGGAAAATGATATTCCTGTTGGTAAAGGACAAGTTTATGATGAAGAAGGAAATGTGATTGCTGAAACAATTTATGAAAATGGAGAAGTTAAAATATTCGAAAAATAA
- a CDS encoding CvfB family protein, with amino-acid sequence MIKVGKRQKLVINNFASVGAYLFAGTDDDKDNILLPNNELEGRDLKEGDEVEVLIYRDSEDRLIATFRKTEALVGTLAKLQVVDDNPRLGAFLDWGLNKDLMLPNSQKETKVEIGKKYLVGLYEDSKGRVSATMKIYKFLMPSNDIKKGDIVNATVYRINDEIGTFVAVEDRYFGLIPKSECFEEYSVGDELTLRVTRVREDKKLDLSPRKLLSDQMESDAELVLGKMRLLKEHFRFNDKSSAEDIKDYFGISKKAFKRAIGSLLKNGLIEKNGDYFTLKK; translated from the coding sequence ATGATAAAAGTTGGAAAAAGACAAAAATTAGTTATAAATAATTTCGCAAGTGTAGGAGCATATTTGTTTGCAGGAACAGATGATGACAAGGATAATATACTTCTTCCTAACAATGAGCTTGAAGGAAGAGATTTAAAAGAGGGAGATGAAGTTGAAGTTCTAATTTATAGAGATAGTGAAGATAGACTTATAGCTACGTTTAGAAAAACAGAAGCACTTGTTGGAACTCTTGCTAAATTACAAGTTGTTGATGATAATCCAAGATTAGGAGCTTTTTTAGACTGGGGACTTAATAAAGATTTAATGTTACCTAATTCTCAAAAAGAAACTAAAGTTGAAATTGGCAAAAAATATTTAGTGGGGCTTTATGAAGATAGTAAGGGTAGAGTATCTGCAACAATGAAAATATATAAATTCTTAATGCCTTCAAATGATATTAAAAAAGGTGATATTGTCAATGCAACAGTTTATAGAATAAATGATGAGATAGGAACTTTTGTTGCAGTTGAAGATAGATATTTTGGTTTAATTCCTAAAAGTGAATGTTTTGAAGAATATTCTGTTGGAGATGAATTAACTTTAAGAGTTACAAGGGTTAGAGAGGATAAAAAATTAGATTTAAGTCCTAGAAAACTTTTATCAGATCAAATGGAAAGTGATGCAGAACTTGTACTTGGCAAAATGAGACTTTTAAAAGAACATTTTCGTTTCAATGACAAGAGTTCAGCAGAAGACATCAAAGATTACTTTGGTATAAGTAAAAAAGCATTTAAAAGAGCTATTGGTAGTCTTTTAAAAAATGGTTTGATTGAAAAAAATGGAGATTATTTTACATTGAAAAAATAG
- a CDS encoding DUF2828 family protein: MNFLKKTLEILKRTWNNAVTNESTLNFNLDMFAYSSRDREQDHEKNKNRFKNALIENDKIALANLLYTLDIRNGKGERALFKSYFSALIEMNKDCAIQILPYISELGRWDYIFEGIGTEIEENVYELIRAYLMMDIKNYNDNKPVSLLAKWLPSIKTHNKKKYFAVKLVKKLNLTEKEYRKVLSKLRDRLNIVEKHITNKEYEKIDYISVPSKAMVKYRNLFFAKDEVRFKEFIEELKTSKKTKYDNLFMNDFVKMYLDNLKKIGVNYFYGKTIKEAYKNSISDLIKDLSLKELEDRQILLQRLKDEKNLINTMWKKQTKIGFDKNVLVVADTSASMRGTPFETAISLAIYISQNNKSEQWRNRFMIFSSDCVIYSYDKDSEFTDIIDGIPIIMTNTDIDKVFKKILNDSLEKNLPQLDEVIIISDMEFDMVQDRKDMSNFKYWKSEFAKYNYELPKIIFWNVARDVESFPVTKLDYGTCLVSGYSKNILKSIIDIENFDPIDVMLKTLEEKKYFEMVRAIKENLNSRGF, encoded by the coding sequence ATGAATTTTTTGAAAAAAACATTAGAAATCTTAAAAAGAACTTGGAATAATGCAGTTACAAATGAAAGTACATTGAATTTTAATTTGGATATGTTTGCTTATTCTAGTAGAGATAGAGAACAAGATCATGAAAAAAATAAAAATAGATTTAAAAATGCATTAATAGAAAATGATAAAATAGCACTTGCTAATTTACTATATACTCTTGATATAAGAAATGGTAAAGGAGAAAGGGCTTTATTTAAATCTTATTTTTCTGCACTTATAGAAATGAATAAAGACTGTGCTATTCAAATACTTCCATATATTTCTGAACTAGGAAGATGGGATTATATATTTGAGGGAATAGGAACTGAAATTGAAGAAAATGTATATGAGCTTATTAGAGCTTATTTAATGATGGATATAAAAAATTATAATGATAATAAACCAGTTTCTCTTTTAGCAAAGTGGTTGCCTTCTATAAAAACTCATAACAAGAAAAAATATTTTGCAGTAAAATTAGTTAAAAAATTAAATTTAACTGAAAAAGAATATAGAAAAGTTTTATCTAAGTTAAGAGATAGATTGAATATAGTTGAAAAGCATATAACTAATAAAGAGTATGAGAAAATTGACTATATTTCAGTACCAAGTAAAGCTATGGTTAAATATAGAAATTTATTTTTTGCCAAAGATGAAGTAAGATTTAAAGAATTTATTGAAGAATTAAAGACTAGTAAAAAAACTAAATATGATAATTTATTTATGAATGATTTTGTAAAGATGTATTTAGATAATTTAAAAAAGATAGGAGTAAATTATTTTTATGGAAAAACTATAAAAGAGGCTTATAAAAATTCAATATCAGATCTTATTAAAGACTTATCTTTAAAAGAATTAGAAGACAGACAAATTTTATTGCAAAGATTAAAAGATGAAAAAAATTTAATAAACACAATGTGGAAAAAACAAACTAAGATAGGATTTGATAAAAATGTTCTTGTAGTAGCGGATACAAGTGCTTCTATGCGGGGAACTCCTTTTGAAACAGCTATTTCTCTTGCAATATATATTTCACAAAATAATAAGTCTGAACAATGGAGAAATAGATTTATGATTTTTTCTAGTGATTGTGTCATATATTCTTATGATAAAGATAGTGAATTTACAGATATTATAGATGGAATTCCTATAATAATGACAAATACTGATATTGATAAAGTTTTTAAAAAAATATTAAATGATAGTTTAGAAAAAAATCTTCCACAATTAGATGAGGTTATAATTATATCTGATATGGAATTTGATATGGTACAAGATAGAAAAGATATGAGTAATTTTAAGTATTGGAAATCTGAGTTTGCAAAATATAACTATGAGTTACCTAAAATAATATTTTGGAATGTTGCTAGAGATGTAGAATCATTTCCTGTTACAAAATTAGATTATGGAACTTGTTTGGTAAGTGGTTACAGTAAAAATATTTTGAAATCTATAATTGATATAGAAAATTTTGATCCTATTGATGTTATGTTAAAGACTTTGGAAGAAAAAAAATATTTTGAAATGGTTAGAGCTATAAAGGAAAATTTGAATAGTAGAGGATTTTAA
- a CDS encoding GNAT family N-acetyltransferase — protein sequence MKIRYAKKSEKEIAIKFWKDSFKDSEEQIKFYFDNIYNEKNYLVLEDNSKIVSSLHENDYIFNFNNESVKSKYIVGVSSDITMRNKGYMSKLLTSMLENSKKKSMPFVFLTPINPKIYRKFGFEYFSNIEYYNFSIEELANFKLPDNDYSYIEINEENKKLYLKDLIKVYNSNMEDKFCYLERDNFYFDKILKEAISDEMKIFILYKNKVASAYIIFGLYEENIEIRECMALDGISYKEILALIYGYRDYYKNVSLASSNNSNLEFLFENQLSIEKIVKPFMMMRILDPLAIFKNLKLENHNIYIYIEDKILKENTGLYYFLNKKFTFYALPVEKSIYHLRIDIADLVFLITGYFSIDDLVKMGKIDIKNKNVIKKLNKIFNKRNSYLYEFI from the coding sequence ATGAAAATTAGATATGCAAAGAAATCTGAAAAAGAAATAGCTATTAAATTTTGGAAAGATAGCTTTAAAGATAGTGAAGAGCAAATAAAATTCTATTTTGATAATATATATAATGAGAAAAATTATTTAGTTTTAGAGGATAATTCTAAAATAGTTTCCTCACTTCATGAAAATGATTATATTTTTAATTTTAATAATGAGAGTGTAAAAAGTAAATATATTGTTGGAGTTTCTTCAGATATAACAATGAGAAATAAGGGTTATATGTCAAAATTATTAACCTCAATGTTAGAAAACTCCAAGAAAAAATCTATGCCTTTTGTTTTTTTAACTCCAATCAATCCAAAGATTTACAGAAAATTTGGTTTTGAATATTTCTCTAATATTGAATACTATAATTTTTCTATTGAGGAATTAGCTAATTTTAAACTTCCAGATAATGATTATTCATATATAGAAATAAATGAGGAAAATAAAAAATTATATCTAAAGGATTTAATAAAAGTCTATAATTCTAATATGGAGGATAAATTTTGTTATTTAGAAAGAGATAATTTCTATTTTGATAAAATTTTAAAAGAAGCAATTAGTGATGAAATGAAAATTTTTATCCTATATAAAAATAAAGTGGCAAGTGCTTATATTATCTTTGGTTTATATGAAGAAAATATTGAAATTAGGGAATGTATGGCTTTAGATGGCATTTCATATAAAGAAATTTTAGCTTTAATCTATGGATATAGAGATTATTATAAAAATGTTAGTCTTGCTAGTTCTAATAATTCAAATTTAGAATTTCTTTTTGAAAATCAATTAAGTATAGAAAAGATTGTTAAGCCTTTTATGATGATGAGAATTTTAGATCCATTAGCCATATTTAAAAATTTAAAATTGGAAAATCATAATATATATATATATATAGAGGATAAAATTTTAAAAGAAAATACAGGTCTATATTATTTTTTAAATAAAAAATTTACTTTTTATGCACTTCCAGTAGAAAAATCTATTTATCATTTAAGAATAGATATAGCAGATTTAGTATTTTTAATAACAGGCTATTTTTCTATTGATGATTTAGTTAAAATGGGAAAAATTGATATTAAAAATAAAAATGTTATTAAAAAGTTAAATAAAATATTTAATAAAAGAAATTCCTATCTTTACGAATTTATATAG